A single genomic interval of Musa acuminata AAA Group cultivar baxijiao chromosome BXJ3-4, Cavendish_Baxijiao_AAA, whole genome shotgun sequence harbors:
- the LOC103976054 gene encoding serine/arginine-rich splicing factor RS41 isoform X1 translates to MSRSIFCGNLDYDARHSELERLFSRYGKVDRVDMKSGFAFIYMDDERDAEDAIRGVDRLEFGRHGRRLRVEWTKQERNSRRSGGSRKPSANTRPSKTLFVINFDPIDTRTRDLERHFEPYGKILNVRIRRNFGFVQFDLQEDATKALEATHMSKLMDRVISVEYAVRDDDERRNGYSPDRRGRERSRSRDRGRSLSPYGRRVERASPDYGRGPSPYTKADERVSPNYERARSPAHDRDYSRSP, encoded by the exons ATGTCAAGGTCTATTTTCTGTGGCAACTTGGATTATGATGCTCGCCATTCTGAGCTTGAGCGACTATTTAGCAGATATGGGAAGGTTGACAGGGTGGATATGAAGTCAG GGTTTGCTTTTATTTATATGGATGATGAGCGTGATGCTGAAGATGCAATACGTGGAGTTGATCGGTTAGAGTTTGGCAGACATGGGCGGCGGCTTCGTGTCGAGTGGACAAAG CAAGAACGAAACAGCAGAAGGTCTGGTGGTTCAAGAAAACCATCAGCTAACACAAGACCTTCAAagactttgtttgtcataaactttGACCCAATTGACACCAGGACACGGGATTTGGAGCGGCATTTTGAGCCATATGGAAAAATTTTGAATGTTAGGATTAGAAGGAACTTTGGCTTTGTCCAGTTTGACTTACAGGAGGATGCTACAAAAGCTTTGGAAGCCACCCACATGAG CAAGTTGATGGATCGGGTGATCTCTGTGGAGTATGCTGTCCGTGATGACGATGAAAGAAGAAATGGCTATAGCCCTGACCGTAGAGGCCGGGAAAGGTCAAGAAGCCGTGATCGTGGGCGATCTTTAAGTCCTTATGGCAGACGTGTGGAGAGGGCTAGCCCTGATTATGGTCGTGGTCCCAGTCCATATACCAAGGCCGACGAGAGGGTTAGTCCTAACTATGAAAGAGCTCGGAGTCCTGCTCATGACAGGGACTATAG TCGCTCGCCATGA
- the LOC103976054 gene encoding serine/arginine-rich splicing factor RS41 isoform X2, protein MDDERDAEDAIRGVDRLEFGRHGRRLRVEWTKQERNSRRSGGSRKPSANTRPSKTLFVINFDPIDTRTRDLERHFEPYGKILNVRIRRNFGFVQFDLQEDATKALEATHMSKLMDRVISVEYAVRDDDERRNGYSPDRRGRERSRSRDRGRSLSPYGRRVERASPDYGRGPSPYTKADERVSPNYERARSPAHDRDYSRSP, encoded by the exons ATGGATGATGAGCGTGATGCTGAAGATGCAATACGTGGAGTTGATCGGTTAGAGTTTGGCAGACATGGGCGGCGGCTTCGTGTCGAGTGGACAAAG CAAGAACGAAACAGCAGAAGGTCTGGTGGTTCAAGAAAACCATCAGCTAACACAAGACCTTCAAagactttgtttgtcataaactttGACCCAATTGACACCAGGACACGGGATTTGGAGCGGCATTTTGAGCCATATGGAAAAATTTTGAATGTTAGGATTAGAAGGAACTTTGGCTTTGTCCAGTTTGACTTACAGGAGGATGCTACAAAAGCTTTGGAAGCCACCCACATGAG CAAGTTGATGGATCGGGTGATCTCTGTGGAGTATGCTGTCCGTGATGACGATGAAAGAAGAAATGGCTATAGCCCTGACCGTAGAGGCCGGGAAAGGTCAAGAAGCCGTGATCGTGGGCGATCTTTAAGTCCTTATGGCAGACGTGTGGAGAGGGCTAGCCCTGATTATGGTCGTGGTCCCAGTCCATATACCAAGGCCGACGAGAGGGTTAGTCCTAACTATGAAAGAGCTCGGAGTCCTGCTCATGACAGGGACTATAG TCGCTCGCCATGA
- the LOC135637313 gene encoding peroxisomal membrane protein 11-5-like: protein MTITLDATRAELALLVLYLNKAEARDKICRAIQYGSKFLSNGKPGTAQNVDKTTSLARKVFRLFKFVNDLHALITPPSPGSSLPVILLGKSKNALLSTFLFLDQIVWASRTGIYKNKERAELLGRISLYCWMGSSACTTLLELGELGRISSAVTKLEKELKQVDRSKDEQYHNKIKQLNQRQLALIKASMDFVVAIGLLQLAPKKITPRVTGALGFVTSLISCYQLLPAPAREKKA from the exons ATGACTATCACATTAGATGCTACAAGAGCAGAGCTTGCGCTCTTGGTTTTGTATTTGAATAAAGCTGAAGCAAGAGATAAGATTTGTAGGGCTATCCAGTATGGCTCAAAATTCTTGAGCAATGGAAAGCCTGGCACCGCACAGAATGTTGATAAAACAACTAGCTTGGCACGTAAAGTGTTTCGACTTTTTAAG TTTGTTAACGATCTACATGCTCTTATAACTCCACCATCCCCAGGATCTTCTCTCCCTGTCATTTTACTTGGAAAG TCAAAAAATGCATTGTTGTCAACATTCTTATTTTTGGATCAAATTGTCTGGGCAAGCAGAACAGGGATATACAAG AATAAAGAGCGTGCAGAGCTACTTGGCAGAATTTCTCTTTATTGTTGGATGGGATCTTCAGCATGCACCACTTTGCTTGAG TTAGGAGAACTTGGGAGAATATCTTCAGCAGTGACGAAGTTAGAGAAGGAGCTGAAGCAAGTCGACAGATCTAAG GATGAGCAGTACCACAACAAGATCAAGCAATTAAATCAAAGGCAGCTAGCTCTGATAAAAGCCTCCATGGATTTTGTGGTTGCCATTGGGCTGCTTCAACTGGCCCCAAAGAAGATCACACCTCGAGTGACGGGAGCCCTTGGATTCGTAACTTCTCTCATTTCCTGTTATCAG TTGCTTCCTGCACCAGCAAGGGAGAAGAAAGCATGA
- the LOC135635390 gene encoding F-box protein PP2-A13-like, whose protein sequence is MGAGASSITGPDGETGGHETGLGDLPESCVAAVLLHLDPPEICRAARLSRTFRGAASADFVWKAKLPENYVHLMELACGGKSPSSRKRRLFLKEIYARLCRPNPLDGGTMEFWLEKNRGGVCMSISSKALLITGIDDRRYWNHISTDESRFHTVAYLQQTWWFEVDGQIDFCFPAGAYSLFFRLHLGRISKRLGRRICSFEHVHGWDTKPVHFQLSTSEGQIATSHRYLDEPGRWILCHAGDFVVENSNVSTKLEFSMTQIDCTHTKGGICVDSVLIYPKGFMQEKIFTSSL, encoded by the exons ATGGGCGCCGGGGCGTCGAGCATCACGGGGCCGGATGGGGAGACGGGGGGCCACGAGACGGGGCTCGGGGACCTGCCGGAAAGCTGCGTCGCCGCTGTGCTGCTCCACCTCGACCCCCCGGAGATCTGCCGTGCGGCACGGCTCAGCCGGACGTTCCGGGGCGCTGCCTCGGCGGACTTCGTCTGGAAGGCGAAGCTCCCGGAGAACTACGTGCATCTGATGGAATTGGCCTGCGGTGGGAAGAGCCCGAGTAGCAGAAAGCGGCGCCTTTTCTTGAAGGAGATTTATGCGCGGCTGTGCCGGCCGAATCCCCTCGATGGGGGCACCATg GAATTCTGGCTTGAAAAGAACCGGGGTGGCGTTTGCATGTCAATTTCCTCAAAGGCGTTGCTTATTACAGGGATTGATGACAGAAGATACTGGAATCATATCTCGACGGACGAATCCAG ATTCCATACAGTTGCTTATCTTCAGCAAACTTGGTGGTTCGAGGTGGATGGGCAAATAGATTTCTGCTTCCCTGCTGGTGCTTACAGCCTGTTCTTCCGGCTCCATCTGGGTCGAATCTCCAAGCGACTTGGCCGTCGGATCTGCAGCTTCGAACATGTCCATGGATGGGATACAAAACCAGTGCACTTTCAGCTGTCAACTTCAGAGGGTCAGATTGCTACATCTCATCGTTATTTAGATGAACCTGGGAGATGGATCCTCTGCCATGCTGGAGATTTTGTTGTGGAAAACTCGAATGTGTCAACCAAGCTCGAATTCTCAATGACGCAAATTGATTGTACACACACAAAGGGTGGCATCTGCGTCGACTCAGTGTTGATATATCCCAAAGGATTCATGCAGGAAAAAATCTTTACCTCCAGCTTATAA